Below is a genomic region from Aurantimonas sp. HBX-1.
GGTGCGCGCGGCGCTCGCCGAGACCGGGCTGCCGATGCTCGGCCTGAACACGCGCAAGGGGCCGGATGCCGGCGACTTCGGCCTGTCGGCGCTGCCCGGCCGCGAGGCCGAGGCGCGCGCCGCGATCGACGAGGCCTTCGCCTATGGCGCCGCGATCGGCGCTTCGGCCGTCCATGTGATGGCCGGCAGGGCGCTCGGCGTCGACGGGGCGGCGGCGACCTTCGAGGCCAATCTCGTTCATGCCTGCGACGTTGCGGCGGGACACGGCATGACGGTGCTGATCGAGCCGCTGAACCATCGCGACGCGCCGGGCTATTTCCTGGTCGGCATCGAGAAGGCGGCGTCGATCATCGAACGGGTCGGCCGGCCGGAGCTGAAGATCATGTTCGACTGCTACCACACGCAGATCACGCAGGGAGACCTCCTCCGGCGTTTCGAGGCGCACCGGGCGCTGATCGGCCATGTGCAGATCGCCGCCGTGCCGTCGCGCGCCGAGCCCGACGAGGGCGAGGTCGCCTATGACTGGCTGCTGCCCCGGCTCGGCGCGCTCGGCTATGACGGCTTCGTGGGCGCCGAGTACCGGCCGCGCGCCGGCACCGAAGAGGGGCTCGGCTGGCTGGCGCGGATGCGGTCGGCCTGAGCGCGCCGCCGATGCGGATCGCGACCTTCAACGTCAACGGCGTCAACGGGCGGCTGGCGGTGCTGTTGCGCTGGCTGGAGGAGACGACGCCGGACGTCGTCTGCCTGCAGGAGCTGAAGGCGCCGGACGGCAAGTTTCCGGCCGCCGCCCTGGAGAAGGCCGGCTACGGCGCGATCTGGCACGGACAGCGCAGCTGGAACGGCGTCGCGATCCTCGCGCGCGGCGCCGAGCCGCTGGAGACGCGGCGCGGCCTGCCCGGCGAGGACGAGGACGAGCAGAGCCGCTACATCGAGGCGGCGGTGCGGGGCGTCCTCATCGGCTGCCTTTACCTGCCCAACGGCAACCCGGCGCCGGGCCCGAAATTCGACTACAAGCTGCGCTGGTTCCGGCGCCTCGCCGACCACGCGGCGATGCTGATGGAGACCGGGGCGCCGGTGGTGCTGGCCGGCGACTACAACGTGATGCCGACCGAGCTCGACGTCTACAAGCCCGAGAGATGGACCGACGACGCGCTGTTCCGGCCGGAAGTGCGGGCCGCCTATGCCGAGTTCCTGGGGCGGGGCTGGCTGGACGCCATCCGCGCGCTGCACCCCGACGCGGTGATCTACACGTTCTGGGACTATCTGCGGAACGCCTATGGCCGCAATGCCGGCCTGCGGCTCGACCATTTCCTTCTCAGCCCGGCGGTCGCGCCACGGCTCGCCGCCGCCGGGGTCGACAGGGAGGTGCGCGGCTGGGAAAAGGCGAGCGATCACGCGCCGGCCTGGATCGAACTCGCCGAGGCGCCGTTGAAGCGGCGGCGGCGCCCGGCAAAGGAGAGCTGACATGGGTGACGGCGCCTACGACCTCGACCGGTTCGTCCAAGCCCAGGAACCGGTGATCGCCACGGTGCTTGCGGAACTCGCCGCGGGCGAGAAGCGCAGCCACTGGATGTGGTACGTCTTCCCGCAGCTGCGCGGCCTCGGCCGCTCGCCGACGGCGCAGTTCTACGGCATAGGCTCGCGCGGCGAGGCGCGCGCCTTCCTCGACCACCCGGTGCTCGGGCCCCGCCTGAAGCGCTGCACCGAGACCGTGCTC
It encodes:
- a CDS encoding hydroxypyruvate isomerase family protein — its product is MPRFSANLGFLWTGMGLPDAIRRAHRVGFEAVECHWPYEEDSGAVRAALAETGLPMLGLNTRKGPDAGDFGLSALPGREAEARAAIDEAFAYGAAIGASAVHVMAGRALGVDGAAATFEANLVHACDVAAGHGMTVLIEPLNHRDAPGYFLVGIEKAASIIERVGRPELKIMFDCYHTQITQGDLLRRFEAHRALIGHVQIAAVPSRAEPDEGEVAYDWLLPRLGALGYDGFVGAEYRPRAGTEEGLGWLARMRSA
- a CDS encoding DUF1810 domain-containing protein; protein product: MGDGAYDLDRFVQAQEPVIATVLAELAAGEKRSHWMWYVFPQLRGLGRSPTAQFYGIGSRGEARAFLDHPVLGPRLKRCTETVLGVDGRSAHAIFGSPDDLKFHSSMTLFAAVAPDEEALFRRALDRYFDGRPDAGTLALLGRAGNGRR
- the xth gene encoding exodeoxyribonuclease III — its product is MRIATFNVNGVNGRLAVLLRWLEETTPDVVCLQELKAPDGKFPAAALEKAGYGAIWHGQRSWNGVAILARGAEPLETRRGLPGEDEDEQSRYIEAAVRGVLIGCLYLPNGNPAPGPKFDYKLRWFRRLADHAAMLMETGAPVVLAGDYNVMPTELDVYKPERWTDDALFRPEVRAAYAEFLGRGWLDAIRALHPDAVIYTFWDYLRNAYGRNAGLRLDHFLLSPAVAPRLAAAGVDREVRGWEKASDHAPAWIELAEAPLKRRRRPAKES